The sequence ttaaaacactcccttcggtcgtgttttaattcatCGCCACTCGCTTCGAATTTCCCCTTTTCCGCACttttatcgtaaataactatttcaatttcaattaagagctttacacaaaaaatatttttaacattatttgttttttattattcgtGTAGGTACCCCTTTCTGTTTGTCATCaatatggaaataaaaaaacttgAAGAAACATTTCAGGACCAAAAATTTTGGGATAATGGCAAAGTAACAACCTATAAAAAGATATCCCGGCCAGCTTAAGAGTTATACCTATTCAATGTAATTTaacgctttattttttgttttgttatcgCCAAAATTGTTGTTGAAAAGTTGGCATTAAAACTGAGCTAGTTTTAGAGCAAGGAGACAAACAGAACAAACAGTTATGATTGCCTCTAGCTTCTAAGACAATTTTTTGGACTCTTTCCCTCCAATGCCTAAATACCCGTGGCTCGTGATATTAAAAGAACAATGTCCCTCGGAACTAGTGTTGGTGAAAATTCGATTCTTATGAGCGAAATCAGATCTGTTGAAACCCGCGCGACTTTCGAGTCTTTTAGTTGTAGAGTAATttcgatgcaacggagccacgccgtttgtcgactaaataactagtgtttgttttaagttaataaaatacatatgtatgttagtctgtaaggtatttgtaatatgggccttgttgcctgatttacatttctaaataaaataataataaatgttttcCTTACTTTCGTTATTTAACTCATGCAAGTGTAGACGAGGCGGCTTGAAAGCTTTGTTACAAAACTTTCTACGTTTTTAAAACAGTTTTAAAGAACTCGAGCTGCATTTATATGGCTCCCGATTCTAAGAACTGATCAAGTCTTTGAGGTGAAGTCTCCCAAGACTTTTCTTTCTTTACAAACACTACGCAAAGCCCTCAAAATAGCGGATATTTGATAAGCCCAAGGGCTTATTGTTTGATACGCCATTGTTCCATTTTATGTCGCATTCCCTCAGTAAAATCCGGCGAACTAATAGACGCCGATTCAAACGAATCACACTCTTCTGTGACTTGTCATACGgtccaaattcgattaattgcTTTTTGATATTAAGATAAATCTGTTTGACTGACGTTATTGCATCAGGGGACAGTTAGGTTTATTCAGCACATGGACGTCAATTagaggcatagactaggaatcctctagacggagtttagagcaattatttcatgaaaccgatgctgccaaaaatacgggggtgcgggggcgaGGTGaccgaatcccgtgccgtgattggtccgttcaaagacacggaccaatcacggcacgggattctgacactgactcgaagatggagtaaaactaccgtacctatatagtggcagagggggtagcgttactatgctcagtctagaggatgtcttgtctgtgatttgAGGTCTGTTCTAATAATTTAACAACTACCCAGTTTTGTGGTAGATCTAATACCTATCAGTATTTCCATAAATGTCTGTCATGCATACTTTCCTcactttaggtattttattctcCACACTTGCATCACAAATGAATTCttacaaatatttacctacagtCGCAACAAGGTAACTCTGTATGTCATTTGCAATAATCTACTGTCGAAATACAGGAATGTATAAAATTtacatgaaaatatgacgttaaaATTGTACGCCTCACGGCACAACATAGTGATACAACAGTAATATTATAAGATCTGTACTTATGTACTATTCATACCTACGAGGGTGGTCCCAGAAGTGACCGACCTGACACACTTAAAGAGGTTTTTACTTTgagtaaatacttttttaaaacagaatacctctttataaagtttaaatttgaaattcgaaCACATAGCGTCGTTTGTCTTTTGTTTAGTAGCCATCAATAGTGAACGCTGTGAACAAATTTTCCGACATGGAGAAAATTGGCCATCGTTATGTGATACAATACTTTCATTTGAAAGGTTTTAGTCCAACTAGTATTAAAACGGAGCTAGATTCTACTTTGGGGGAGTCTGCTCCATCGTTTACAACAGTAAAATATTGGGTGGCAGAGTTTAAACGAGGTCGCTCTAGTTGTGAAGATGAACATCGATGTGGTCGACCAAATGAAGTGACTACgccagaaactgtaaaaaaaatccAGAAAATGGTATTAGATGACCGTCGATTGAAAGTACGCGAGCTAGCAGACATGGCAGGTATTTCAAAAAGTGCTGTACATCGCATATTAACTGAAAATTTGGATATGAAAAAGATGTGCGCAAGGTGGGTGCCGCGATTGCTCACAGACGAACAAAAAATACATCGCGAAGATATTTCGACCGAGTGTTTGGCAAAATTTCACAACTATAAAGCGGAGTTTTTGCGGCGTTATATTACTATGGATGAAACGTGGGTGCATTATTTCACACCAGAGACGAAAGAACAGTCGAAGCAATGGACTCGAAGAGGAGAACCGGCCCCAAAGAAGGCTAAAACAGTTCCATCAGCAGGAAAGGTCATGGCctccgttttttgggattgccGTGGGATAATCTTCATAGATTATCTTCAGAAAGGAAAGACTATCAATGGCGAGTATTATGCCAACCTTTTGCATCAATTGAGTGAAAAAATCTGTCAAAAACGACCACATctggcgaaaaaaaaaattttgtttcACCAAGACAATGCACCAGTACACACGTGTGCCAAGGCCATGACCAAAATCCGCGAGTTAAAGTTCGAATTACTTCCTCATGCACCCTATTCGCCTGATTTGGCCCCTTCcgattattttttgtttcctaatttaaaaaaatggcttgGTGGTAAAAGATTTGCCAGCAATGATGAAGTGGAGGCTGCGGTTGATGGGTATTTTGAAGACCTCGACAAATCTCACTACAAACAAGGTGTTGAAGCTCTCGAACATCGCTGGGCTAAGTGCATGGAACTAAAAGGAGATTatgtagaaaaataataaaaaaaagtttagattttcttttgttttctttgtCAGGTCGGTCACTTCTGGGACTACCCTCGtatgttggacaaataaacgattttgtattttgtacaattATACTTCCACACTTGGttctgtcaaagtcggtgcagtgTTTGCTTACATTACACGGACACTAACTCTTGAAccatttgaaaaataaaacaagagtAAATATTGTAGAtactttattaaaattacaCAGGCGTGATATCCTTCAGTCGCAAGTTTGGCAGTGTCACCACCAAATTAATCGAtcattacataggtacttagaatCATTCATTGCTTAATGTTATATTACTAGTCCTGGAGTAAATGTAAGACCTAAGTTTGTACATGCAACACAGGTAtacgaaaactaaaatgtacTTATAATATGGATCTATGCGACATATCTAGTATCTACCAGAGCAGCGCATAAATATATTCCATTGGTATTAGAGAAGTTCTAAGTATTAATTTGTTCAGAACAGTTCTAGGGAAATTTTCTAATCCATCGAACCAAAACAgtccagggctataaccgcgaaaatcgaagttcgcaaattgttcGAAGTTCTCTAtctctctaattacgtcttcgtTGGTGTAAAAGAGAAGGGGATCTTTCTTTttgaatttgcgaatttcggtaattgcggtagcccctcagaccggttagcatgagttgcgttctcgcgcgcgagtccatacttggaAGTAACGCAACTCAACTAACAGGTTAGGAGTCTAACTACGGCCCACGGGTACTAATGTGCCGTCGGAATGTTTCCAAAATTGCTAATATCTATTCGTTTCTCTCATATAAATATCTGACAGCCAAATCCTTTGACATAGGAAAATAGTACAAACACCGAACCAAGTACATGtaaatgtcggcggccgatcgtaagatcaggcagatcataaagttcctgtgtaatgttttgacgatagtgacattaaaccaataggtaggataggttcgttaggttgctttagatgcccgaagggcaaactgctcagaaataggagccccgcgcgcggggctccgtcgactcagggaacgggtcaaagattttcacgtttcacgatatccctaggaatttcacgatatgcctgatcttacgatcggcggCCGACATAAATATATCATCACTTTATGACACATAATGTAGTAAAAATGACAGGTAGGAAGAGATTGTTTTTTTGCGATAAGGCCGCCTATTGTTTAACTCTTCTTAAATTGCTGTATTCTCTATATTGTTTTCTTTCTTCGAGGTTTGCAATCAAGAGTACCTACCGATTGTTTTCGAAAACATCATGTGTAATGATTATATACATTGTCAGTCggaattatattaattttgtaggTACATTAGAGGGATACAGGTTTTTCGAGTACCTACTTACGAGTATATAGTAATAATTCTAAGGATTAGGTATTTATCtctaaaaaattacttaaactaCCGTTTATATCACAAGTACATTGtatatgtaaacaaaatacagatgcataaaaaaaaaattgcgagTGAGTAATGCAaagagatttttttaatttctttggtAAGAATTTGTAGAGGAATTTATCTGAAAATATACTCTGACcacatagacaattttacaatacctagatagatagataatctGAAGACAATGTTAATTGAATATGTGTATCAAAACATCagtgaataaatttaaaacgtcatttttttttaagtatcaaTAGTCCACGATTCCATGAagatacatttctataaatttcGTCATCCATCGCCTCACTCAACCTTCGAGCTTCGGAAAAGTGGTCATTAAACGCAATCCTagttaaaaatgtatgtaattagtGAGATATTAGTtaactatatatgtatgtaaatacttCTCTATACATCTCGATGATAATCGATTTTGTAGTTTTTCAATTCCATGTTTAATCTACAATGTGTGTTTTGGGTTACTTGTATAAGCTACGTTATTTTTAAGTATTGCTGCATAAGGCCTTTCTTCAGTTGCAACTTGCTATACAATCTAAGCGATTAAATAAAACATGTTTGTGTATGTAGAAGTGGAAGGTAAACGCGCCTTTAAAATACTTCTATTAATAAAATTAGGAAGGAGAAAGAGCGAAAGCAAAACTAgcggataaaatattttatattgacaGCAAGAATAACAACCATGCGTCTCTAGGGACTCAATGCGCCTGCGGGCGGCGAGCGCAATACATGGCTTGCAGCGCTGCAGCCGAGGGCCGATCGTTAGACCGTCCATACGGCGCGCAGCGCTTACAGCtgaatttacaaaatttgttagtaataaaatatgtacaatcatcatcatcaccacaTGTACAAGGGGCATTCCACAAAAAGGACTTAGTCAAGAACAGGACGCGTATATAAGGCAGCTACCTTAAAAACCTGTAGAAATCTGtatgaatataccgttgaatttaAAGCTTTATCATGCCAAATACCGGCTTAGCTTTATCAGAAATCAGAAGTGTTAATAAATAGCGTCACGTACCGTAAGTATAAAACAGGGCaaagtattttacttttacGGTAGGTACCAGACACTTTTCTGGAATGCCCCGACACATACTagttataggtaagtacatagctaaagtaataaaaacaaaaaacatggTCAGCCTTCCAATTCTATATGACGCTTTGCAATTGGATCCTATAGAAAATGGTACCTATAGTTTTAGGTATATATGTAGTTACATGGTTAAGCGTCACTATatggttatattatatatttaagcgTTTAACTCCGTGCGGCGCCATCTATAGCATCGTGCACGGACACTATTATACATTTACAATTTGTGCGTCTCGTTATTCTTTCGTCTATGCCATCAGTCAGTAATAAATAGGTAGTGACAGCCAAAGTGCCCAAACATATCGTACACACCCATGTTGGggacaccccacactagcgtctcccgagcgtcggcgtctagtcaactctatggctgctgctcgacgcaacgttggcacaactgcgcagcgacgccattttccatagcgctgacgcCAACGTTCAAAAGACGCTATAAGTGGGGTGGCCTAAAGAAATTAGGATTTGTTACGATGTATATTTTGAATACCTTGgtaatcactatctatttgatgatGACTGTGCCTACccgtataattatatattatatcaaatatcGGCATCCAGTGCCCACAAACCTAGAATATGTGTAGTCTAATAAGCTTAATTTAGCGATAATAATTTAGGATAATCTTGCTTGCCATTGCTACGTTTTAGCAAAATACATAGTGACTACTTGACTAGGTTCATTATTAATAAACTACtagagaccagggatgttgcggatgccgattttttgacatccgcggatgcggatgcggatgcggatttttaaaggctcacatccgcggatgcggatgcggatgcggatgtcaagataggtacataaaaaacgtcaaatattacattttagtaatttttatttcaaaaaaccgaccaagtgcgagtcggactcgcgttccaagggttccgtacaataagtcccactcatgcttgactgctaatttctaataggtttttttggctaattactaaattacctagcagtctagcacttccgccgatgctaagacgttcctgtaccgaactgttccacatccgcatccgcattaaatccgcatcgattttatgcggatgcggatgcggatgcggatgttgaaaataacgcgGAAGTACTTTGTATATACATAAATGTAGCATTTTCTACATCCTTACAAGTATAATGATTCCCATAATTTTAAAGGTACTTTACAATCAGGTATATGTATATCGActattaaataagtaggtacacatacACGAAGCATTTCCTACTAACTCTCGTATTGAAGTTTTTACGGCGAAATTAATTCGAAAGTCAATCAATTCACTAATATTTTGTTAGAGAACAATAATTACTATTGGTAAGGCCAACATCTCACAATAGGTAAAGGTAGGTATAAATGACTAGAACACTAAAATTTGAGGGCTGCAAGGATATGTCCACTAGGTGGCGCCACTGGTGAGATAAGCatccaaaaaaaaacatgagttTAAAAACTCACatcattattattaattgtaataaattattCCACATGTCATGAACCGACATAAAGTGTTAACCTGTTTTTCTTTTTGTTGTTGCGTTTTTTTAACGATTGCtgcgccatctgcaataatttttgTGCATATTTGAAGGCTTTGAAGCTGAAGTATTGTATAGCGATGTACTGGCACTTCGTGTGGTAACTAAGTTGTCAAGCCCTAACATTTGACTATCCAGCTGCCAATGGCGCCTCCTACAATTCGGGTCCTTGCGTTGCATTACTCttaatttttatcttttaacACCAAAACCTACGCTAGCGCCCCTAGCGGCGGTGGAATAAAACAGTAAATACTACCTGCATTGTTGATCGTGAATAAAAagacaaataggtattaagacGATCAATCACCATACAAAGTCGCATTTTTAgtaaatttgtataatataaTTGTTATATGGAACTTCAAGAATGGATAAACTCCATAATACTTTGCCTATTCATGTATATTATTGTTTGTAAAAAGAGCATAGAGAATATAATAACACATTTGTCACGTACCAGCTCATAAGGCTGGCATAAAAGCattgcttttgttttttttattggcaCTAACGTTTAGTTTCGTTAaataactgtcattttagtatctaGGAATTCTAGGATATAAGAACAAGAGCTAATTATCTCTAGCAGCGGCGGAGCGCCATACAAATGGTGAAGGCAAGACAGCTAAATTCGCTATTTTTTAATTAGATAGACTAGATATTTCTTATCACTACTAAAATAGCTTTTTCACAAGACAAAGTTAAatcatatttacaaaaatactatattttgtaAACACCTACTTTTTAGATATTTAAGCCTATTAAATGCTACGCTATTCTATTACACTACATTATTcaatctattaaaaataatttgaacaTGAGTAATCTACGAAACAAACCCTAAATTATGCAAATATGCATGAATGAGATCAtacattaatataaaattaatatagacAGATAAAAAAGACACATAACAATTATTTGAAACTTACAAATCTTAGATCTTTTTAAATGACACTGTACGGATCAATTCAAAACATTTATGAAGATCTAAAATGGGAGTTTATCAGCCTGTCTATCTCAGCTCACAAGCACTAGAATTCCAGTCTTTCTACTTAACAGCATAAATCCTTTGCTAATCTAAAGTAGTCTAGGGAACCCTTTTACCGAAATCTTTTAACTACTCTTGAATGTATGTACGTATCATGTACTTACTCAAATCCTTTGGCACAGAACAGATAAGCACTGCCATAAGACAATGCTATTAGCATATccagtttttggcaaaaaattaatCTACATTATACCTTCATTCCCTCTGTCATATCACATACTCTTGTACCTGCAATGTATGTGGTATAAGGACGGCCCCGGAACCGGCTGTCGATCATTGTTACATTCATTCAGCCAAATCCCTCAGAGTCAGAGCTGCAAGTTACTGTCCCAGCAGCATTTCCACTCTATTTTCCTCAAATTTTATTCTTGTATCCGTCATGGTTGTAAATTTTGACCAAATACCTCTATATTCTGTACATCGAAGTGACCACGCTTGCCTCACTTAACTGCTTGGAGCATCCTGCTTAACATACCAAAGGGACAAATGCCCTGCCCATTCTCAACTCATAAGCTAAAGGACTATAACAACATCTGGTACAATTATCGTGCAGTTCTCATTTGAAAGTGAAGACTGTAAGGCATATTTCGGTTCTATTTTGTCTAGGTCTACCTCGATGCCTTTCTGGCTTGCCATTTCTAATATGTAGCTCTTCATCCGGAGGTCACTGAAACATTATGTTAAAGGTATGTTAGAGCGAGGCCAGAAGGATCACTGAAAATAGGAAGGCCCTTTGCACCTCTGGGGTGCCATAGGACAACCGacaaaaacaattatttatgAGATAGGTAACAagatttgaaaataattatgaaaagatgtgtccccccgagtttgttgccggtcccatattgggataccctcctccaattgagggggcaaatcttctcggggcagaggtgtagggttggagccggttagctttatttgatgttcataagcgcattgtaattatgcctacttgaataaactatctttatatcttttttatctttcCCTTTTTATGAAAGAGTAGGGGTtggatattaataattaaaatattgcttTAAATGCATGTCCTCATTGATAATCCTCTATTACTATAAAAAGTTTCAATATCATATCTAATTGGAGCCTCTTAAgataaagatataaaataatacatacatatgctAATTACTATAGAATAACTACTTTAGCCTAGTCAGTAGTGTCCAAGCATTATTACTTGGATCTACACAAAATGAGCTGCCTGGGAAATAAGGAGATTGTTGTGTATGGAGTAGAGATGGGTTGTTACCTAAAATGTTTCCAAGGCAGGTATTTTCTACAGATATTTCCTTTTTCAGAGAAAGATAGAATTATAGAAATAACGAACACTTTTAACCACCATTAAATTATGACAATTTGTTCATCTttcgctttttttttttattaaataaacttaCCTTATCTTCATACATACGCAGCAAAGGCAGCACAGCAGTGCCAAGATTAGAAAAACACCAAAAGTCATGATAATATACTCCGTTAAGCTAACTTCTATCATATTAAATGACCTATTGTTCGCTGGAGCCCCAactgaaaataacaaaaacaaatgaaagcgTTAGATTGGATTTGTTTAcagtaaacaataaattaatacaAGGTAATTAAGAGATTATACTTACTCTAACCATAAGAATACGAGTGATTGTGGATTTTGGCAACTGTTTGTAACCGTGTTTATTAAATTCGGGATTAGAAATATACAAATTTCTCTCTTGTTTATAGTTATTAAATACAGAAGTCATGAATGGACGTAGAAATATTTGTCGTAAATGTCAAACTCAAAACAACGGGGAGAATGGGGATAGAATTGAAGTTTATCTGTCAGATTTCGGGTTGCCATGAAATAAAAACGTTCCGTttgtttaaaacatttttattacactaaactgttgattttattttttattttaacaatcataaaattcataaagtAGTTCCAATCATAATAGAAAATGCAAAACAATGTTcattttaaacacagaataTACCGGCATCTTCTACAACAACATTGCAACTCTCAGCCACTTGTTCTGTGGGGACCTTGGCGGGTTTTTTCATTTGAGACTTTTTCCCCATCTTCTTTGCCAGCACTTTGACACTTCTCTTCAGCTGATTATCTCTATAAAAAgaagtaaaataaatttacCATCATTACTATAAAACTCGAACAGATTACACGTACCTACTCGCACAACGTGTGTTTGATACGTTTGGTAGAAAAACCTTCAAGTGTCAAAGGCTGAGCTCGACATGTTTGTCTTAAGTTAAAATTATGTCGTTTTctgaaattttaatttattttatcttttatttacgTGCAAATTTTTTATAAACATGATTTAATGGTAAAACATTTTACAAGGACGAAAGAGGTTTATGTTTATGCTTCGACATGGTGGAGGTGCAGGTTCATATCACAAAAAGTACCTACAAAGCCGCGTGAGTTAGTTGTACTTAATAAACTGGGtgtaaatttttaaataatgtaaaaaaatatgacttccttttaaatatccaaacataaaatattccctcctataatattagtaggattGGATTACCTTCCAAATAGCTCGCCACCAAACACACTTtgtaattacataggtactaaaCGTTCCagcataagtaaaaaataataatcttacGTGTAATTAATCCTGCAACAGTAAATGCACGCAGTCAAAGTGCAGACGCTGGCACACGCGAtgaagaaaaaggcggcaactATAACGCCCTTAAATATTCTGTCAGCCTCCGCCCGAATTTTAGCTGGAAAAAAATTAAGACAATatcgaaatatttatttatttattttatatccaaATGAATTAGCACTAGGAGGACCCGCAGAACATTTTTTAAATCGACTTGATTTGATATTCATTTGACTAAATCTCGCGTGCACTATAAGTATAAATACGAAACAGATTCACACGAGTAATCACAAGATTTTTAAAGTGATTCATAATATATATCTAGTCAAATCTAGTCTAACCAGCAAAATGCATATTAATAAGTTCCTCAAAGGAATGCTTTGAGAATATTTTAcacataggtatgtatttaattacTAATGCCAGTCATTTATACATTTCCAGAGGGAGAATATTACAAGTCAAGTATGTACATAGCTCATCAACTCAattcatataataaaataaaataaaatatatgaaaaatgaaattttgaGACCAGGAAAGATTTGTttgaatattaaagtaaaaaaaatatatatacatggaTAAACAGGTACAACAACGTGCAACTGAGAGCATATGTAAC comes from Cydia amplana chromosome 15, ilCydAmpl1.1, whole genome shotgun sequence and encodes:
- the LOC134654734 gene encoding uncharacterized protein LOC134654734, which produces KHTCFFAAAELSPAESNNTTCNDVGDCPSIGTDCKEKCGCDKNIPTSFNKTTQECTINVQLLILSLKEKYNTEAKIRAEADRIFKGVIVAAFFFIACASVCTLTACIYCCRINYTDNQLKRSVKVLAKKMGKKSQMKKPAKVPTEQVAESCNVVVEDAGIFCV